Proteins from a single region of Deltaproteobacteria bacterium:
- a CDS encoding flavin monoamine oxidase family protein — protein sequence MSKKPSQKKIKLESTDVVVIGAGLAGLQAAYNVQQAGKTVTLLEARDRVGGRTVSQQVGSATFDLGGQWLGPTQYRLSRLTSQAGIRTFPTFHEGKKVLNHDGKISTYNSSIPSISPLNLAVLQFALMRVERARKKVPVTAPMRVRDAATLDATSVETIKRKLIPTRGVRGIFDAAARVIFGAEPAELSLLHFLTYLNAGGGLLKLSEIEGGAQQERFAGGAQELSRYLESKLDRDIQFNWPVRKIVQKKTKVTVHSDHGSVSAKRVILAVPPNLAGKVQYEPAMPASREYLTQGTTMGQTIKCIATYKEPFWRHKGFSGEVVSTQGPITVIFDNTSYDGKQPALLAFLVGNEGRRWSEQSDAHRKEMVLANFAKYFGQDALSPTEYVEKDWAKDPWALGCPTASPSPGVWTNSAHSLREPVDRIHFAGTETATEWMGYMEGALESGERAASEVIKLL from the coding sequence ATGAGCAAAAAACCTTCTCAAAAGAAGATTAAATTAGAGTCGACCGACGTTGTGGTTATTGGTGCTGGATTGGCTGGGCTGCAAGCGGCGTACAACGTTCAGCAAGCCGGTAAAACCGTTACCCTCTTGGAGGCGCGCGACCGAGTCGGTGGAAGAACAGTAAGCCAACAAGTTGGTTCAGCCACCTTCGACCTGGGCGGGCAATGGCTAGGCCCTACTCAATACCGCCTCAGCCGACTTACATCACAAGCCGGTATTCGAACCTTTCCAACGTTTCATGAAGGGAAAAAGGTTCTTAACCACGATGGGAAAATAAGCACATATAACAGTTCCATCCCTTCCATTTCTCCTTTGAATTTAGCTGTCCTACAATTTGCCTTAATGCGCGTTGAGCGAGCTCGTAAAAAAGTACCCGTAACCGCACCGATGCGTGTTCGGGATGCCGCAACTCTAGACGCCACATCCGTGGAAACGATTAAGAGAAAGCTGATTCCCACTCGAGGCGTTCGTGGAATTTTTGATGCTGCAGCCCGTGTAATATTCGGGGCCGAACCTGCAGAGCTTTCGTTGCTTCACTTCCTCACCTACCTCAATGCGGGAGGCGGCTTACTCAAGCTCTCAGAGATTGAAGGTGGAGCACAGCAGGAGCGGTTCGCCGGTGGTGCTCAGGAATTGTCCAGATACTTGGAGTCCAAACTCGACCGCGACATTCAATTCAACTGGCCGGTTCGCAAAATCGTACAGAAAAAGACAAAGGTGACCGTCCACTCCGACCACGGTAGCGTCAGCGCTAAGCGAGTCATTCTTGCCGTTCCTCCCAACCTTGCAGGCAAGGTTCAATACGAGCCAGCCATGCCCGCATCTCGAGAATACCTGACCCAGGGAACAACAATGGGTCAAACCATCAAATGCATCGCAACTTATAAAGAACCCTTTTGGCGACATAAAGGGTTCTCGGGCGAAGTGGTTTCTACTCAAGGTCCCATCACCGTCATCTTCGACAATACATCCTATGACGGTAAGCAACCGGCCCTGCTCGCATTCTTGGTCGGTAATGAAGGGCGACGCTGGTCTGAACAATCGGACGCGCACCGCAAAGAAATGGTCCTGGCAAACTTCGCCAAGTACTTCGGTCAAGATGCGTTAAGCCCCACTGAATATGTTGAAAAAGATTGGGCCAAAGACCCTTGGGCATTGGGTTGCCCCACCGCCAGTCCGTCGCCAGGCGTTTGGACCAACTCAGCCCACAGCTTGCGCGAGCCTGTGGACCGCATTCACTTTGCAGGAACGGAAACAGCGACGGAATGGATGGGTTACATGGAAGGGGCTCTTGAATCGGGAGAACGAGCAGCCTCTGAGGTCATCAAACTTCTCTAG
- a CDS encoding class I SAM-dependent methyltransferase, with protein sequence MQRVLEPELMIDPQQTAAYADADFSVGHQGIVDALAKRFSDFDFTSACLDLGCGPLDVSVRLLEKFREMTVHGVDGSEPMLELGRRELVKRGLQTRMSLLNQRLPALTLPQESYSLIFSSSLLHHLHNPSDLWTVVKKASKPSTRVYIADLYRPETPEAARAMVERYTPNEPEILKLDFFNSLLAAFSLEEVNIQLEEAGLSDRLAIDILTDRHMVISGIL encoded by the coding sequence ATGCAAAGAGTACTCGAACCAGAGCTCATGATAGATCCGCAGCAAACGGCTGCCTATGCCGATGCTGATTTCTCAGTTGGGCATCAAGGAATTGTTGACGCACTGGCTAAGCGCTTTTCAGATTTTGATTTTACCAGTGCCTGCCTGGATTTAGGTTGCGGACCACTGGATGTTTCGGTTCGGCTGCTGGAAAAGTTTAGGGAGATGACGGTTCACGGAGTGGATGGTTCCGAACCGATGCTAGAGCTGGGGCGCCGAGAGCTTGTGAAGCGGGGCCTGCAAACCAGAATGTCTCTCCTAAATCAGCGTCTTCCAGCACTTACATTGCCACAGGAATCTTATTCTCTAATCTTTTCGAGCTCGCTTCTTCATCACTTACACAACCCATCGGATTTATGGACAGTGGTCAAAAAAGCGAGCAAGCCGTCGACTCGGGTCTATATTGCAGACCTTTACCGGCCTGAAACCCCTGAAGCTGCCCGAGCTATGGTGGAGCGTTACACGCCCAATGAGCCCGAAATCTTGAAATTAGACTTCTTTAACTCTCTTTTGGCGGCATTTTCACTAGAAGAGGTGAATATTCAGCTGGAAGAGGCTGGTTTGAGCGACCGTTTGGCGATTGATATTTTAACCGATCGACATATGGTCATATCCGGGATTCTGTAA
- a CDS encoding RsmB/NOP family class I SAM-dependent RNA methyltransferase produces the protein MKAGEPELAALSRYRDIIDDWDSFVEYATSPVPYCFWVNTLKISEEELLARFRADGIKSTPLPWLPGAHRLDSKIALGKRFEHLTGLIYIQEEVSMVPVAIMNPQPGDRVLDMCAAPGSKTSQIGVRMENRGSIIANDSSFGRLRAFRRNQERLGIINLTLTNRNGFDLPLAWGPFDKILADVPCSCEGNSRKSLAALTRKEEGFHEKLVVTQTRILRRALRLTRPGGTVLYSTCTYAPEENEGVLDTIVKEFDGSVEIVPLHGEKSDPEIVLPALKTSPGLSNWAGQQFHPAVSGAVRFYPHHNNTGGFFVAALRRVE, from the coding sequence GTGAAAGCTGGAGAACCTGAATTGGCGGCCCTGAGCCGCTACCGCGATATCATCGACGATTGGGATAGCTTTGTGGAGTATGCCACAAGTCCCGTCCCATATTGTTTTTGGGTCAATACCTTAAAGATTTCCGAAGAGGAGCTTTTGGCTCGTTTTCGGGCCGATGGTATCAAGTCCACACCTTTGCCCTGGCTTCCAGGGGCGCACCGATTAGACAGTAAAATCGCTTTGGGTAAACGCTTTGAGCACCTCACGGGACTTATCTATATCCAAGAGGAAGTCTCTATGGTGCCAGTTGCCATCATGAACCCGCAGCCCGGAGACCGGGTACTCGACATGTGCGCGGCGCCGGGGAGTAAGACTTCCCAAATAGGGGTGCGGATGGAAAACCGAGGGAGCATCATCGCCAATGATTCTTCTTTTGGACGGCTTCGGGCTTTTCGCCGTAATCAGGAGAGGCTTGGGATTATCAATCTTACCCTGACCAATCGAAATGGCTTCGATTTGCCTTTGGCGTGGGGGCCTTTTGATAAAATCCTCGCCGATGTCCCATGCTCTTGTGAGGGCAACTCCAGAAAGAGCTTGGCTGCCCTAACTCGAAAAGAGGAAGGTTTCCACGAGAAGCTGGTGGTCACGCAGACGCGGATTTTACGTCGAGCGTTGCGCTTAACGCGCCCCGGTGGAACCGTTCTCTACAGCACGTGTACCTATGCCCCGGAGGAGAACGAGGGTGTCTTGGATACTATCGTTAAAGAGTTCGATGGCAGCGTCGAAATCGTCCCGCTTCACGGTGAGAAAAGCGATCCCGAAATAGTACTTCCGGCCCTGAAAACGTCACCAGGTTTGTCTAACTGGGCTGGACAACAATTCCACCCGGCGGTATCGGGAGCCGTTCGTTTTTACCCACATCATAATAATACAGGTGGGTTTTTTGTTGCGGCTCTCAGAAGAGTCGAATAA